The following are from one region of the Paenibacillus sp. KS-LC4 genome:
- the cas3 gene encoding CRISPR-associated helicase Cas3' — translation MSYIAHIREKDGKIQTVHEHLNEVKEGCEQLGGKIGARHLAGLAGWLHDLGKNTTAFRNYIQLAVAAANDKDARTPKRGSVDHSTAGGRLIYRRYHKKSSKQAEKMAAEWIANCIISHHQGLRDFIDPGKTSPFLKRVAEQKDAEIEQGYEQASAVFFGQHTEAELDTYFAKAAAELEQLIAVMREYKLPRITCSLLIKYIFSCLIDADRTNSRQFEEEEAAEPAADYGPFFKRGFEALMKKLGEMDEAEDADHPINRLRREMSLQCEAFALRPSGIYTLSIPTGGGKTLASLRYALKHAIETGKQRIIYIVPYTTIIEQNAQEIRDILQEHDMILEHHSNVIEEPDPPEDASEAEAYDIRRKKIKLARDTWDRPIIFTTMVQFLNTFYAKGTRNVRRLHQLSDAVIIFDEVQSVPIKCISLFNAALNFLHAFGRSSLLLCTATQPALDGVKHRLQLKDDAEMIENLDEVGRSFKRVEAVDRTTPSGWKADELADFVLDRMDEIDSTLVILNTKSAVRKLFAELEKRQRSGDCDARLFHLSTNMCAAHRKDVLEELVKALASKRKERIICVSTQLIEAGVNISFECVVRSLAGLDSIAQAAGRCNRHGKDVIRSVYIMKSADEVLTHLKEISIGAEQTQRILDDMREYPQMYGGELLSKAAMQAYFKYYYKLIENKMQYPVEKLGETIFELLEQNRNYAAGYKGKHGKLPELISFSALATAEQYFEVISQVARTVLVPYNKEAKELILDLNGELKAGELGVLLRKLQPYVVNIYEHEFKKLDKNGDIQYLLHGEVLALRETAFSEQFGVETDGEGEWSSAIM, via the coding sequence ATGTCATATATTGCACATATCCGGGAGAAAGACGGCAAAATTCAAACCGTCCACGAGCATTTGAACGAGGTAAAGGAAGGCTGCGAGCAGCTTGGAGGCAAGATTGGAGCCCGTCATTTGGCGGGACTGGCAGGCTGGCTTCATGACTTGGGCAAAAATACGACCGCTTTCAGGAATTATATTCAGCTAGCCGTAGCGGCGGCAAATGATAAGGATGCGAGGACGCCTAAAAGAGGCTCAGTCGATCATTCGACCGCAGGCGGAAGACTGATTTATCGCAGGTACCATAAGAAAAGCTCGAAGCAGGCCGAGAAAATGGCAGCAGAATGGATTGCCAACTGTATTATTTCCCATCATCAAGGGCTTCGGGATTTTATTGATCCGGGCAAAACATCACCCTTTCTAAAAAGAGTGGCTGAGCAGAAGGACGCGGAAATTGAACAGGGCTATGAGCAAGCGAGTGCGGTGTTCTTCGGACAGCATACCGAGGCCGAGCTGGATACGTATTTTGCCAAGGCTGCTGCCGAGCTTGAACAGCTTATAGCGGTTATGAGGGAATATAAGCTGCCCCGAATAACTTGTTCGCTGCTGATCAAGTACATTTTCAGCTGCCTAATTGATGCGGATCGGACCAATTCGCGGCAGTTTGAAGAGGAGGAGGCGGCAGAGCCGGCGGCGGATTATGGGCCATTTTTCAAGAGAGGCTTTGAAGCTTTAATGAAAAAGCTCGGCGAAATGGACGAAGCGGAGGACGCCGACCATCCGATTAATCGCCTGAGACGGGAGATGTCGCTGCAATGTGAGGCTTTTGCGCTGCGTCCGTCGGGCATCTATACATTATCGATTCCAACTGGAGGCGGTAAGACGCTGGCGAGCCTGCGATATGCGCTAAAACATGCGATAGAGACAGGGAAGCAGCGAATTATTTATATCGTGCCATACACAACCATAATTGAGCAGAACGCGCAAGAAATTAGAGATATTTTGCAGGAGCACGATATGATTTTGGAGCATCATTCGAATGTCATTGAGGAGCCTGATCCGCCAGAAGATGCGTCGGAGGCTGAAGCTTATGATATTCGGCGCAAGAAAATTAAACTTGCGAGAGATACGTGGGATCGCCCGATTATTTTTACAACGATGGTTCAGTTTCTGAATACGTTTTATGCGAAGGGAACGCGGAATGTACGGAGGCTGCATCAGCTTTCGGATGCGGTCATTATTTTCGATGAGGTGCAGTCTGTTCCGATTAAGTGTATTTCTTTGTTTAACGCGGCATTAAATTTTCTACATGCCTTTGGACGCTCCAGCCTGCTGCTTTGTACCGCGACGCAGCCTGCTTTGGACGGGGTGAAGCATCGGCTGCAATTGAAGGATGATGCTGAAATGATTGAAAATCTCGATGAGGTAGGTCGGAGCTTTAAGCGGGTGGAGGCTGTGGATCGAACGACCCCGAGCGGCTGGAAGGCAGATGAGCTGGCGGATTTTGTGCTGGATAGGATGGATGAGATCGACAGCACGTTGGTCATTTTGAATACGAAGTCGGCAGTACGCAAGCTGTTCGCTGAGCTGGAGAAGCGTCAGAGGTCAGGGGACTGTGATGCCAGACTGTTTCATCTCAGCACGAATATGTGCGCGGCGCATCGCAAGGATGTGCTCGAAGAGCTGGTGAAAGCACTCGCTTCGAAAAGAAAGGAACGGATCATTTGCGTCAGCACGCAGCTTATTGAAGCAGGCGTCAACATTAGCTTTGAATGCGTCGTTCGTTCCCTTGCAGGACTAGACTCCATTGCACAAGCGGCGGGCAGATGTAATCGGCATGGGAAGGACGTCATTCGGAGCGTTTATATTATGAAGTCTGCGGATGAGGTGCTGACGCATTTGAAGGAAATTAGCATCGGTGCAGAGCAGACACAGCGCATATTGGACGATATGAGGGAATATCCGCAGATGTATGGGGGAGAGCTGCTGTCGAAGGCGGCGATGCAGGCTTATTTTAAATACTATTATAAATTGATTGAAAATAAGATGCAGTACCCTGTAGAGAAGCTTGGTGAAACTATTTTTGAGCTGCTGGAGCAAAACAGAAATTATGCTGCTGGCTACAAAGGGAAGCATGGGAAGCTGCCTGAGTTGATTAGCTTCTCGGCTCTCGCTACGGCTGAGCAATATTTTGAAGTCATTAGTCAGGTGGCAAGAACGGTGCTGGTTCCTTATAACAAGGAAGCTAAAGAGCTGATACTCGACTTGAACGGCGAGCTGAAGGCAGGAGAGCTGGGCGTGCTGCTGCGCAAGCTTCAGCCGTATGTTGTCAATATTTACGAGCATGAGTTTAAGAAGCTAGATAAAAATGGGGACATTCAGTATCTGCTGCATGGCGAGGTGCTGGCTTTGCGGGAAACCGCCTTTTCAGAGCAGTTCGGTGTGGAGACGGATGGCGAAGGGGAATGGTCGTCAGCAATTATGTAA
- a CDS encoding transposase has protein sequence MGEQRQRYNEEFKRQTVKYVQEKTKTISDICEELNIPKSTLHQWIGQFREFNQEEVNYPEKIRKLEQTLKENEAETRRKEREMADLKEEMAILKKALHIFSKEKN, from the coding sequence GTGGGAGAACAACGGCAACGATACAATGAAGAATTCAAAAGACAAACGGTAAAGTATGTGCAAGAGAAGACCAAGACCATATCGGACATTTGCGAAGAGCTGAATATTCCGAAAAGCACCTTGCATCAATGGATCGGGCAATTCCGGGAGTTCAATCAGGAAGAGGTCAACTATCCGGAAAAAATTCGCAAGCTCGAACAAACCCTCAAAGAAAATGAAGCGGAAACGCGCCGTAAAGAGCGGGAAATGGCGGATTTGAAAGAAGAAATGGCGATTCTAAAAAAGGCGCTGCACATCTTCAGCAAAGAAAAGAACTAA
- a CDS encoding DNA-binding protein — MEPSKLSPDHEKTSDLPHIGKPATRALTAAGYVQLEQFTKLTESELLKLHGAGPKAIRIIREALAAKGQSFAE, encoded by the coding sequence GTGGAGCCATCCAAGCTATCGCCTGATCATGAGAAAACAAGCGATTTGCCTCATATCGGCAAGCCTGCAACCCGCGCATTAACCGCAGCCGGATACGTACAGCTGGAGCAATTCACAAAACTTACCGAGTCGGAATTGCTGAAGCTGCACGGGGCAGGGCCTAAAGCAATAAGGATCATCCGGGAAGCACTTGCCGCCAAAGGACAGTCCTTCGCGGAATAA
- a CDS encoding iron ABC transporter permease produces the protein MPKPRIRKNMLLLLALSIVLVALSILCLSMGSIAIPIKEVLLSLVGRNADNSDLIIMQFRLPRILAALLIGAALAVAGSLLQGVIRNSLASPDLLGVTGGASVAVVGFMTLFTGYSIHFIPVIAVLGAFVAAALNYVLAWKKGVSTLRLVLIGIGISTAMSALTMFLLISGPAYLAAQVLNWMTGSIYGTNWSYIQALWPWVVGFIPLALLFAKELNVQSLGEDVARGLGSRLQLNRMLLLFFSVALAGAAVGIAGTISFIGLLAPHMARRLTGHSYKMVIPVSALLGAIVLLLADLAGRMLFMPLDIPAGVFTAGVGAPFFMYLLFKRKASV, from the coding sequence ATGCCTAAGCCTCGCATAAGGAAAAATATGCTGCTCTTGCTTGCGCTTAGCATCGTACTCGTTGCTTTAAGCATTCTATGCTTGTCTATGGGCAGCATCGCGATTCCGATTAAAGAGGTGCTGCTGTCGCTAGTGGGACGCAATGCGGACAATAGCGATTTAATTATTATGCAATTTCGCTTGCCGCGCATTTTAGCTGCCCTGCTCATTGGCGCGGCACTGGCAGTGGCTGGCTCCTTGCTGCAAGGCGTCATTCGCAATTCGCTGGCATCGCCGGATTTGCTTGGCGTGACGGGCGGCGCGTCTGTCGCGGTTGTTGGCTTTATGACGTTGTTCACCGGCTATAGCATTCACTTCATTCCGGTCATTGCGGTTTTGGGCGCTTTTGTGGCGGCGGCGCTGAACTACGTCTTGGCCTGGAAAAAAGGCGTCTCCACGCTGCGGCTCGTGCTAATCGGCATCGGTATATCGACAGCGATGAGCGCCCTTACGATGTTTTTGCTCATTAGCGGGCCCGCCTATTTGGCGGCGCAGGTGCTGAACTGGATGACGGGCAGCATTTACGGCACGAACTGGTCGTATATTCAAGCACTGTGGCCGTGGGTTGTCGGATTTATCCCGCTGGCGCTGCTTTTTGCCAAGGAGCTGAATGTGCAGTCGTTAGGCGAGGACGTCGCGCGCGGCTTGGGAAGCCGGCTTCAGCTCAATCGCATGCTGCTGCTATTTTTTAGCGTGGCACTGGCCGGGGCGGCGGTCGGCATTGCCGGAACGATTTCTTTTATCGGGCTGCTTGCGCCTCATATGGCTAGAAGGCTGACGGGCCATTCCTATAAAATGGTCATTCCAGTTTCTGCGCTGCTAGGTGCGATTGTTTTGCTGCTCGCCGATCTGGCGGGGCGCATGCTGTTTATGCCGTTAGATATTCCCGCTGGGGTGTTCACGGCAGGAGTCGGGGCTCCGTTCTTTATGTATTTGCTGTTTAAGCGCAAGGCTAGTGTTTAG
- the cas5c gene encoding type I-C CRISPR-associated protein Cas5c, translating into MRNQIEFEVSGKYALFTDPLTKIGGEKFSYQVPTYQALKGIVESIYWKPTIIWYIDEVRIMNVIQTESKGIRPIEYNGGNTLAYYTYLKDVKYRVRAYFDFNPHREDLVYDRNEHKHHNIAKRSVQAGGRRDIFLGTRECQGYVEPCDFNEGKGFYDEVPEVDFGHMVHGISYPDETGRPERETRLWPVKMERGIIRFIRPEACVLTRKTGEGAAKAFGSENMESVDHLHEQLFAEGEKA; encoded by the coding sequence ATGCGCAACCAAATCGAATTCGAAGTATCCGGCAAGTACGCTCTTTTCACAGACCCGTTGACCAAAATCGGAGGAGAGAAGTTCAGCTATCAGGTTCCTACTTATCAAGCTCTGAAAGGAATTGTGGAATCTATATATTGGAAGCCTACAATTATTTGGTACATCGACGAGGTTCGAATCATGAACGTCATTCAGACGGAGTCCAAGGGCATTCGTCCTATTGAATATAATGGCGGCAATACGCTTGCCTATTATACCTATTTGAAGGATGTGAAGTATCGGGTTCGCGCCTATTTTGATTTTAATCCTCATCGGGAGGATCTCGTCTATGACCGCAACGAGCATAAGCATCACAATATCGCCAAACGTTCGGTTCAGGCGGGAGGGCGCAGAGATATTTTTCTCGGGACGCGTGAATGCCAGGGCTATGTGGAGCCTTGCGATTTTAACGAAGGCAAGGGCTTTTATGATGAGGTGCCAGAGGTAGACTTCGGTCACATGGTTCATGGCATCAGCTACCCGGATGAAACAGGCAGGCCGGAGCGGGAAACAAGACTGTGGCCAGTCAAAATGGAGCGCGGCATTATCCGCTTCATTCGCCCAGAAGCTTGTGTACTGACTCGCAAAACAGGCGAAGGTGCTGCCAAAGCTTTCGGCTCCGAAAATATGGAGTCTGTCGACCACCTGCATGAACAGCTATTTGCAGAGGGGGAGAAGGCATGA
- the cas8c gene encoding type I-C CRISPR-associated protein Cas8c/Csd1 → MSWLANLSKTYDNHTEAIGNFEKKRNGREYALIPISHTTQSAHIEVILNGKGVFLRAKVIEKEEGSTIIPCTEAAASRTSAPVPYPLFDKLMYVAGDYEQYVGEVKKHTPHADYLEQLRAWCTSAYSNRKVESVYQYLQKGTLIADLVEYKVLWTDRQRKLLDKWVQEEGDESKEKPDIFKVIASDQSSAFVRFAVYIPGDTEPRLWRDREVQQSFIDFYNEQLAEKDLCYVTGEQLPFADKHASRIRNSGDKTKLISANDSSGFTFRGRFRTGRDAASVSYEVSQKAHNALKWLIDRQSFTLDGKVFLVWGTDRLEVPDPAEDLFDYLKEEEDDSSAGDISHREHALEVRKALSGYRYDGEYKSNVVIMTLDAATPGRLSIVYYRDMNRELFMNQLQHWHETCFWRHRYRKNENDKYVAFTGAPATKDIAFAAYGPRASDKVVKGLLERMLPCIVDGRAIPIDIVRSAISRASNPVGMEPWEWEKTLSIACALVNKTKEKEGFRVSLNKQLEDRSYLFGRMLAIADVLERRALGREERRATNAIRYMNAFAQRPGRTWRIIQSNLQPYQARMGTDARYYNGLLDEVGSMLKTEDFTDAPLSGLYLLGFYSQRHDLYTKKDKGDTTQGQDSEQDNNQDSEQDDTEE, encoded by the coding sequence ATGAGCTGGCTCGCAAATTTAAGCAAAACCTACGATAACCATACGGAAGCGATAGGGAATTTTGAGAAAAAAAGAAATGGCCGTGAATATGCACTCATTCCGATTTCACATACGACACAAAGTGCGCATATTGAGGTGATTTTGAACGGGAAGGGCGTATTTCTAAGAGCGAAGGTAATTGAGAAGGAAGAAGGAAGCACAATCATTCCTTGCACCGAGGCTGCGGCTAGCCGGACAAGCGCACCCGTTCCCTATCCTTTGTTCGATAAGCTTATGTATGTTGCTGGCGACTATGAGCAATATGTTGGCGAGGTGAAGAAGCATACGCCACATGCAGATTATTTGGAGCAGCTGCGCGCATGGTGTACATCGGCTTATTCCAATCGCAAGGTGGAAAGTGTCTATCAATATTTGCAGAAAGGCACGCTGATAGCAGATTTAGTAGAGTATAAGGTGCTATGGACAGACAGGCAACGCAAGCTGCTGGATAAATGGGTGCAGGAGGAAGGCGACGAGAGCAAGGAGAAGCCAGACATTTTCAAAGTGATTGCCTCTGATCAAAGCTCGGCTTTTGTGCGATTCGCCGTATACATTCCGGGAGATACCGAGCCAAGGCTATGGCGGGATCGGGAGGTTCAGCAGTCCTTTATTGATTTTTATAATGAGCAGCTTGCAGAGAAGGATTTATGTTATGTAACGGGCGAGCAGCTTCCCTTTGCGGACAAGCATGCTTCGCGTATTCGCAACTCTGGTGATAAAACGAAGCTGATTTCAGCCAATGACTCAAGCGGCTTCACGTTTCGCGGTCGGTTTCGGACGGGTCGGGATGCGGCCTCCGTCAGCTACGAGGTATCGCAGAAGGCGCATAATGCGCTGAAATGGCTAATTGATCGGCAGTCCTTCACCCTCGACGGCAAAGTGTTTCTCGTATGGGGAACAGATCGGCTTGAGGTGCCAGATCCTGCGGAGGATTTATTCGACTATTTGAAGGAGGAAGAGGACGATTCGTCCGCTGGAGATATTTCGCATCGGGAGCATGCTCTTGAGGTAAGAAAAGCGCTCAGCGGCTACCGTTACGATGGCGAATATAAATCGAATGTCGTTATTATGACGCTTGATGCGGCAACCCCAGGACGGCTGTCCATTGTGTATTACCGCGATATGAACCGCGAGCTGTTCATGAATCAATTGCAGCATTGGCATGAAACCTGCTTTTGGCGCCATAGGTATCGCAAAAACGAAAATGACAAGTATGTAGCTTTTACAGGTGCGCCAGCGACAAAGGATATTGCTTTTGCCGCTTACGGGCCGCGTGCAAGTGACAAGGTGGTGAAAGGGCTGCTGGAGCGAATGCTGCCCTGCATCGTAGATGGTCGTGCAATTCCGATAGATATTGTTCGCAGTGCGATTAGTCGAGCTTCCAATCCGGTAGGCATGGAGCCATGGGAATGGGAGAAAACGCTAAGCATCGCCTGTGCGCTGGTCAACAAAACAAAAGAGAAGGAGGGCTTCCGAGTGAGCCTGAATAAACAATTGGAGGACCGAAGCTATCTATTCGGCAGAATGCTGGCGATTGCCGACGTGCTGGAGAGACGTGCATTAGGTAGAGAAGAGAGACGGGCAACGAATGCAATCCGATATATGAACGCTTTTGCCCAGCGTCCGGGACGCACATGGCGTATTATTCAATCCAATCTACAGCCCTATCAGGCGCGGATGGGGACGGATGCGAGATATTATAATGGTCTGCTTGATGAGGTGGGCTCGATGCTGAAGACTGAGGATTTTACGGATGCTCCGCTTAGCGGACTGTATCTGCTTGGTTTCTACAGCCAGCGTCATGATCTGTATACGAAAAAAGATAAAGGCGACACGACGCAGGGGCAAGATAGCGAGCAAGATAACAATCAAGACAGCGAGCAGGACGATACAGAGGAATAG
- a CDS encoding AraC family transcriptional regulator, with protein sequence MNQSEHILLWNQASIRIMDVRHIIMARGEELRSYQLPASAFLYTTRGNAEVRMDGKTVLVERYHMLHGGKGMCLDITADRVLEYYLILYKAVLPLPSRQELVQLMEQHNPFQLQYSFASPQPIALLDKIQRMQQEWQHPNVLDQLYIKTLFYQFIHELFQQLSNQDIHVQKADYVSQAIRYMQEHYAKRIVLSELAELLDCSVSYLSRMFKQTIGQSPIDYLIALRIGKAKELLRETEATLQEIAESVGFLDDSYFNRIFKKHTGMSLGQYKAKVQNNPVPGSRYALVPRRLKRYSEYGYENHSHYKEEGPLFMYRESRISMMAAVLICFTLLLSACGTGASNTNATTNASSASSSSNAAASTPAATDTATADASRVIKHAMGEVTLTGTPERVVILTNEGTEALLAVGIKPVGAVQSWIGDPWYEHIKTEMEDVTVVGDELQPNIELIASLKPDLIIGNKVRQEKIYEQLNQIAPTVFAEDLGGDWKINFKLYSQAVNKQDEGDKAMEEFDQRVAEVKAKIGDKAATKVSVVRFSASQVRIYQKQTFSGVLLEQLGFARPESQNVDSFIEVMTKESIPKMDGDVLFYFVSEAAGKTDAAKVVEEWMNDPLFKNLEVVKNNKVVQVDEAIWNTAGGYKAANLLLDEIVDYFDIQ encoded by the coding sequence GTGAATCAAAGTGAGCATATATTGCTGTGGAACCAGGCTTCCATTCGCATTATGGATGTACGTCATATCATCATGGCGCGAGGGGAGGAGCTTCGTTCCTATCAGCTGCCGGCGAGCGCTTTCTTATACACGACGCGCGGAAATGCTGAGGTACGGATGGACGGCAAGACGGTGCTGGTAGAGCGTTATCATATGCTGCATGGCGGCAAGGGCATGTGTCTGGATATTACGGCGGATCGTGTGCTGGAATATTATTTGATTTTGTACAAGGCGGTTTTGCCGCTCCCGAGCCGTCAGGAGCTCGTTCAGTTGATGGAGCAGCATAATCCGTTCCAACTGCAATATAGCTTTGCCTCTCCTCAGCCCATTGCATTGCTCGATAAAATCCAGCGCATGCAGCAGGAATGGCAGCATCCGAATGTACTGGACCAGCTATATATTAAGACGTTGTTCTATCAATTCATACATGAATTGTTTCAGCAGCTTTCGAATCAAGACATCCATGTGCAAAAAGCGGACTACGTCTCGCAAGCGATCCGCTACATGCAGGAGCATTACGCGAAGCGAATTGTGCTCAGCGAGCTTGCCGAACTGCTGGATTGCAGCGTCAGCTATTTATCCCGCATGTTCAAGCAGACGATTGGGCAAAGTCCTATTGACTACTTAATTGCGCTGCGCATCGGCAAGGCGAAGGAGCTTCTGCGGGAAACAGAGGCGACGCTGCAGGAAATAGCTGAAAGCGTCGGCTTTCTGGACGACAGCTATTTTAATCGTATTTTCAAAAAGCATACCGGCATGTCGCTCGGGCAATACAAAGCGAAGGTTCAAAATAATCCTGTACCCGGTTCAAGATATGCCCTTGTCCCGCGGAGGCTCAAACGGTATAGTGAGTATGGTTATGAAAATCATTCTCACTACAAGGAAGAGGGGCCTTTATTTATGTACAGAGAATCAAGAATATCCATGATGGCAGCCGTGCTGATTTGCTTTACACTGCTGCTTAGCGCTTGCGGAACGGGAGCTTCTAATACGAACGCGACGACTAATGCGAGCTCGGCTTCATCAAGCAGCAATGCGGCGGCTTCGACGCCAGCCGCTACCGATACGGCTACAGCGGACGCTTCCCGCGTCATTAAGCATGCGATGGGTGAGGTGACCTTGACAGGAACGCCGGAGCGCGTCGTTATTTTGACCAATGAAGGAACGGAGGCGCTGCTTGCAGTAGGCATTAAGCCAGTGGGCGCGGTTCAATCGTGGATCGGCGATCCATGGTACGAGCACATTAAAACGGAAATGGAAGACGTGACGGTTGTAGGCGATGAATTGCAGCCCAACATCGAGCTGATTGCCAGCCTGAAGCCGGATTTAATTATTGGGAACAAGGTGAGACAAGAGAAAATTTACGAGCAGCTGAACCAGATCGCACCTACTGTATTCGCAGAGGATTTGGGCGGCGATTGGAAAATTAACTTCAAGCTGTATAGCCAAGCGGTAAATAAGCAGGATGAAGGCGACAAGGCAATGGAGGAATTCGATCAGCGTGTCGCTGAGGTGAAGGCGAAAATTGGCGATAAAGCGGCAACGAAGGTATCTGTAGTTCGCTTCTCGGCTTCGCAGGTGCGTATTTACCAGAAGCAGACGTTCTCAGGTGTGCTTCTTGAGCAGCTTGGCTTTGCTCGCCCGGAATCACAGAATGTAGATTCCTTTATCGAAGTCATGACCAAGGAAAGCATTCCGAAGATGGACGGGGACGTACTATTCTACTTCGTATCAGAAGCGGCAGGAAAGACGGATGCGGCTAAAGTAGTGGAAGAGTGGATGAATGATCCGCTGTTCAAAAACCTGGAGGTCGTGAAAAACAACAAAGTCGTTCAAGTAGATGAAGCGATTTGGAATACGGCCGGAGGCTATAAGGCGGCTAATCTGCTGCTCGATGAGATTGTAGACTATTTCGACATTCAATAA
- a CDS encoding IS3 family transposase, whose product MEDHRSEFRVEKMCQVLHVSRSGYYKWRIAAPSERQQRKERLTQRIVWHYQDSLFRYGSPRIYNELLKEGWIVSERTVGFIMREKGLRSCMSRKFRVTTTDSNHEWPIAPNELQQDFSATRPNEKWVADITYIPCRQGKLYLASILDLYTKQIVGWQLSDHMTTDLVLAALKQAYAAKKPEEGLIHHSDRGSQYASKAYREQLSTYQMKVSMSRRGNCYDNACIEAFHSILKRELIYCNPKFKSKQEAYDQLYRYLEFFYNRKRSNSTLGYVSPLRFEQLYYEKIA is encoded by the coding sequence ATCGAAGATCATCGCTCCGAATTTCGAGTGGAGAAGATGTGCCAGGTGCTACACGTATCTAGGAGCGGCTATTACAAATGGCGCATCGCGGCGCCGTCCGAAAGGCAACAGCGGAAAGAAAGGCTTACCCAGCGCATCGTGTGGCACTACCAGGACTCGCTATTCCGTTACGGAAGCCCTCGTATTTACAATGAACTTCTAAAAGAAGGGTGGATCGTTTCGGAGCGGACGGTCGGCTTCATTATGCGTGAAAAGGGGCTGCGCTCTTGTATGTCACGCAAGTTTCGCGTCACCACAACCGATTCGAATCATGAGTGGCCGATCGCACCGAACGAGCTACAGCAAGACTTTTCGGCGACCCGGCCCAATGAAAAATGGGTGGCGGACATCACGTACATTCCCTGTCGTCAAGGGAAGCTCTATTTGGCGAGCATTCTAGATTTATACACCAAGCAAATCGTAGGCTGGCAATTAAGTGATCATATGACAACCGATCTGGTACTCGCTGCCCTCAAGCAGGCTTACGCAGCGAAAAAGCCAGAAGAAGGACTGATCCACCACTCCGATCGGGGCTCACAGTATGCGTCAAAAGCCTACCGTGAGCAGCTCAGCACCTACCAGATGAAGGTCAGTATGAGCCGGAGAGGGAACTGCTACGATAACGCTTGTATCGAGGCTTTTCATAGCATTTTAAAACGTGAACTGATTTACTGTAATCCCAAATTTAAGTCCAAGCAAGAAGCCTACGACCAGTTGTATCGCTATCTGGAGTTCTTTTATAATCGAAAACGCTCAAACAGCACGCTGGGCTATGTGTCGCCCTTGCGTTTTGAACAGCTTTATTACGAAAAAATAGCATAA
- a CDS encoding iron ABC transporter permease: protein MSKWMDRRGSKLAVLGAGVALLLVCMLASVLFGLQPFSLKDLWLAYSQFDGSNEHLILTHTRMPRTLVAVVVGASLAVAGAIMQVLTRNPLASPSIFGINSGAVLFIVVGLALFGSSLTMSNMIGLAFIGAAITALFVYALGMQGRGSFEPIRLTLAGACVAAFASSVTSGLMLINKQSLESALFWMVGSVSGRELNHLVMVLPYIIAGLLLGFLLSGSLNVMALGDDNAKGLGQRLMLIRLLCTAAVVLLAGSAVSAAGPIAFIGLVIPHLCRALVGNDHRWLLPYCAVAGALLLVAADLLSRFVLLPKEVPVGVATALIGVPFLIYVARRKKYA, encoded by the coding sequence ATGTCTAAATGGATGGATAGGAGAGGCAGCAAGCTTGCTGTTCTCGGAGCAGGAGTCGCTCTCTTGCTTGTTTGTATGCTTGCTAGCGTGCTATTCGGGCTTCAACCATTCAGTTTAAAAGATTTGTGGCTCGCTTACAGCCAGTTCGACGGCTCGAACGAGCATTTGATTTTGACTCACACCCGCATGCCCCGCACGCTCGTCGCGGTCGTAGTAGGGGCGAGTCTTGCAGTAGCCGGAGCCATCATGCAGGTGCTGACGCGCAATCCGCTTGCGTCGCCGTCGATTTTCGGCATTAATTCCGGTGCGGTGCTATTCATTGTAGTTGGCTTGGCCTTGTTCGGCTCGTCGCTGACGATGAGCAATATGATTGGGCTTGCGTTTATCGGGGCGGCGATCACAGCTCTATTCGTCTATGCGCTCGGCATGCAGGGCAGAGGAAGCTTTGAGCCCATCCGGCTCACCTTGGCGGGAGCATGCGTAGCGGCATTTGCGAGCTCGGTTACGTCTGGCCTTATGTTAATTAATAAGCAATCACTGGAATCAGCGCTGTTCTGGATGGTTGGCTCCGTATCAGGGAGAGAGCTTAACCACCTTGTGATGGTGCTGCCGTATATAATCGCTGGCCTCTTGCTTGGCTTCCTGCTTTCGGGTTCTTTGAATGTAATGGCACTCGGAGACGACAATGCGAAGGGGCTCGGGCAGCGCCTGATGCTCATTCGCCTGCTATGCACAGCTGCTGTCGTGCTGCTAGCGGGAAGTGCCGTTTCAGCGGCGGGGCCCATTGCTTTTATCGGTCTGGTTATTCCTCATTTATGCCGAGCACTGGTCGGGAATGACCACCGCTGGCTGCTTCCCTATTGCGCCGTGGCGGGGGCTTTGCTGCTGGTGGCGGCTGACCTGCTGTCCCGGTTCGTGCTTCTGCCGAAGGAGGTCCCGGTAGGCGTGGCAACAGCGCTTATCGGCGTACCGTTCTTGATTTATGTGGCGAGGAGGAAGAAATATGCCTAA